In Tursiops truncatus isolate mTurTru1 chromosome 19, mTurTru1.mat.Y, whole genome shotgun sequence, a genomic segment contains:
- the ZFP14 gene encoding zinc finger protein 14 homolog isoform X4, producing the protein MAHGSVTFRDVAIDFSQEEWEFLDSAQRDLYRDVMWENYSNFISLGPSISKPDVTTLLDEGKEPWMVVREGTRRHHPDLESRYRTNTLSPEKDIYEIYSFQWEIMERIKSYGLQDSFFRNDWECKSKIEGQKEPREGYFGQVKIASEKMSTYKRHNLLAEYQRIHNGEKLYECKECRKTFIRRSTLSQHLRIHTGEKPYKCKECGQAFRQRAHLIRHHKLHTGEKPYECKECGKAFTVLQELTQHQRLHTGEKPYECKECGKAFRVHQQLARHQRIHTGEKPYECKACGKTFRQCTHLTRHQRLHTSEKLYECKECGKAFVCGPDLRIHQKIHFGEKPYECKECGKAFRICQQLTVHQSIHTGEKPYECKECGKTFRLRQQLVRHQRIHTREKPYECMECWKTFSSYSQLISHQSIHIGERPYECEECGKAFRLLSQLTQHQSIHTGEKPYECKECRKPFRLLSQLTQHQSIHTGEKPYECKECGKAFRLYSFLTQHQRIHTGEKPYKCKECKKAFRQHSHLTQHQKIHNGI; encoded by the exons ATGGCCCAT ggttCAGTGACATTCAGAGATGTGGCCATAGACTTCTCACAGGAAGAATGGGAATTCCTGGACTCAGCTCAGAGGGACTTATATAGGGATGTCATGTGGGAGAATTATAGCAACTTCATCTCACTAG GACCTTCCATTTCTAAACCAGATGTGACTACCTTATTGGATGAAGGGAAGGAGCCCTGGATGGTTGTAAGGGAAGGGACAAGAAGACATCACCCTG atttgGAGTCCAGATACAGGACCAATACTTTATCTCCAGAAAAGGacatttatgaaatatattcattCCAGTGGGAGATAATGGAAAGAATTAAAAGCTATGGCCTTCAAGACTCCTTTTTTAGAAATGATTGGGAATGCAAAAGCAAGATTGAGGGGCAAAAGGAACCACGAGAGGGATATTTTGGGCAAGTGAAAATTGCTTCTGAAAAAATGTCCACTTACAAAAGGCATAATCTTCTTGCTGAGTATCAGAGAATTCATAATGGAGAAAAGTtatatgaatgtaaggaatgtagGAAGACCTTTATTCGTCGCTCAACACTTAGTCAACACCtgagaattcatactggtgaaAAACCTTACAAATGTAAAGAATGTGGGCAGGCCTTTAGACAGCGTGCACACCTTATTAGACATCACAAActtcatactggtgagaaaccctatgaatgtaaggaatgtgggaaggcctttacAGTCCTCCAAGAACTTACTCAACATCAGAGACTTCATACTGGTGAAAagccctatgaatgtaaggaatgtgggaaggcctttagaGTACATCAGCAGCTTGCTcgacatcagagaattcacactggtgAGAAGCCCTATGAATGTAAGGCATGTGGGAAGACTTTTAGGCAGTGTACACACCTTACTCGACATCAGAGACTTCATACTTCTGAGAAGctctatgaatgtaaggaatgtgggaaggccttcgtATGTGGTCCAGACCTTAGAATACATCAGAAAATTCATTTTGGGGAGAagccctatgaatgtaaggaatgtggaaaggCTTTTAGAATATGCCAACAGCTTACTGTCCATCAGAGtattcatactggtgagaaaccctatgaatgtaaagaGTGTGGGAAGACTTTTAGATTAAGGCAACAACTTGTTCgccatcagagaattcatactcgtgagaaaccctatgaatgtatgGAATGTTGGAAGACCTTTAGTAGTTACTCACAACTTATTTCCCATCAGAGCATTCATATTGGTGAGAGACCTTATGAATGTGaagaatgtgggaaggcctttagaCTACTCTCACAACTTACTCAACATCAGAGtattcatactggtgagaaaccttatgaatgtaaggaatgtagAAAGCCTTTTAGATTGCTCTCACAACTTACTCAACATCAGAgtattcatactggagagaaaccttatgaatgtaaggaatgtggtaAAGCTTTtagactttattcttttcttactcaacaccagagaattcatactggtgagaaaccctaCAAATGTAAGGAATGTAAGAAGGCCTTTAGACAACATTCACACCTTACTCAGCATCAGAAAATTCATAATGGGATTTAA
- the ZFP14 gene encoding zinc finger protein 14 homolog isoform X3: MAHGSVTFRDVAIDFSQEEWEFLDSAQRDLYRDVMWENYSNFISLAGPSISKPDVTTLLDEGKEPWMVVREGTRRHHPDLESRYRTNTLSPEKDIYEIYSFQWEIMERIKSYGLQDSFFRNDWECKSKIEGQKEPREGYFGQVKIASEKMSTYKRHNLLAEYQRIHNGEKLYECKECRKTFIRRSTLSQHLRIHTGEKPYKCKECGQAFRQRAHLIRHHKLHTGEKPYECKECGKAFTVLQELTQHQRLHTGEKPYECKECGKAFRVHQQLARHQRIHTGEKPYECKACGKTFRQCTHLTRHQRLHTSEKLYECKECGKAFVCGPDLRIHQKIHFGEKPYECKECGKAFRICQQLTVHQSIHTGEKPYECKECGKTFRLRQQLVRHQRIHTREKPYECMECWKTFSSYSQLISHQSIHIGERPYECEECGKAFRLLSQLTQHQSIHTGEKPYECKECRKPFRLLSQLTQHQSIHTGEKPYECKECGKAFRLYSFLTQHQRIHTGEKPYKCKECKKAFRQHSHLTQHQKIHNGI; the protein is encoded by the exons ATGGCCCAT ggttCAGTGACATTCAGAGATGTGGCCATAGACTTCTCACAGGAAGAATGGGAATTCCTGGACTCAGCTCAGAGGGACTTATATAGGGATGTCATGTGGGAGAATTATAGCAACTTCATCTCACTAG CAGGACCTTCCATTTCTAAACCAGATGTGACTACCTTATTGGATGAAGGGAAGGAGCCCTGGATGGTTGTAAGGGAAGGGACAAGAAGACATCACCCTG atttgGAGTCCAGATACAGGACCAATACTTTATCTCCAGAAAAGGacatttatgaaatatattcattCCAGTGGGAGATAATGGAAAGAATTAAAAGCTATGGCCTTCAAGACTCCTTTTTTAGAAATGATTGGGAATGCAAAAGCAAGATTGAGGGGCAAAAGGAACCACGAGAGGGATATTTTGGGCAAGTGAAAATTGCTTCTGAAAAAATGTCCACTTACAAAAGGCATAATCTTCTTGCTGAGTATCAGAGAATTCATAATGGAGAAAAGTtatatgaatgtaaggaatgtagGAAGACCTTTATTCGTCGCTCAACACTTAGTCAACACCtgagaattcatactggtgaaAAACCTTACAAATGTAAAGAATGTGGGCAGGCCTTTAGACAGCGTGCACACCTTATTAGACATCACAAActtcatactggtgagaaaccctatgaatgtaaggaatgtgggaaggcctttacAGTCCTCCAAGAACTTACTCAACATCAGAGACTTCATACTGGTGAAAagccctatgaatgtaaggaatgtgggaaggcctttagaGTACATCAGCAGCTTGCTcgacatcagagaattcacactggtgAGAAGCCCTATGAATGTAAGGCATGTGGGAAGACTTTTAGGCAGTGTACACACCTTACTCGACATCAGAGACTTCATACTTCTGAGAAGctctatgaatgtaaggaatgtgggaaggccttcgtATGTGGTCCAGACCTTAGAATACATCAGAAAATTCATTTTGGGGAGAagccctatgaatgtaaggaatgtggaaaggCTTTTAGAATATGCCAACAGCTTACTGTCCATCAGAGtattcatactggtgagaaaccctatgaatgtaaagaGTGTGGGAAGACTTTTAGATTAAGGCAACAACTTGTTCgccatcagagaattcatactcgtgagaaaccctatgaatgtatgGAATGTTGGAAGACCTTTAGTAGTTACTCACAACTTATTTCCCATCAGAGCATTCATATTGGTGAGAGACCTTATGAATGTGaagaatgtgggaaggcctttagaCTACTCTCACAACTTACTCAACATCAGAGtattcatactggtgagaaaccttatgaatgtaaggaatgtagAAAGCCTTTTAGATTGCTCTCACAACTTACTCAACATCAGAgtattcatactggagagaaaccttatgaatgtaaggaatgtggtaAAGCTTTtagactttattcttttcttactcaacaccagagaattcatactggtgagaaaccctaCAAATGTAAGGAATGTAAGAAGGCCTTTAGACAACATTCACACCTTACTCAGCATCAGAAAATTCATAATGGGATTTAA
- the ZFP14 gene encoding zinc finger protein 14 homolog isoform X1 has translation MMCGVFLSRAGSVTFRDVAIDFSQEEWEFLDSAQRDLYRDVMWENYSNFISLAGPSISKPDVTTLLDEGKEPWMVVREGTRRHHPDLESRYRTNTLSPEKDIYEIYSFQWEIMERIKSYGLQDSFFRNDWECKSKIEGQKEPREGYFGQVKIASEKMSTYKRHNLLAEYQRIHNGEKLYECKECRKTFIRRSTLSQHLRIHTGEKPYKCKECGQAFRQRAHLIRHHKLHTGEKPYECKECGKAFTVLQELTQHQRLHTGEKPYECKECGKAFRVHQQLARHQRIHTGEKPYECKACGKTFRQCTHLTRHQRLHTSEKLYECKECGKAFVCGPDLRIHQKIHFGEKPYECKECGKAFRICQQLTVHQSIHTGEKPYECKECGKTFRLRQQLVRHQRIHTREKPYECMECWKTFSSYSQLISHQSIHIGERPYECEECGKAFRLLSQLTQHQSIHTGEKPYECKECRKPFRLLSQLTQHQSIHTGEKPYECKECGKAFRLYSFLTQHQRIHTGEKPYKCKECKKAFRQHSHLTQHQKIHNGI, from the exons ATGATGTGTGGTGTCTTCCTCTCCCGGGCT ggttCAGTGACATTCAGAGATGTGGCCATAGACTTCTCACAGGAAGAATGGGAATTCCTGGACTCAGCTCAGAGGGACTTATATAGGGATGTCATGTGGGAGAATTATAGCAACTTCATCTCACTAG CAGGACCTTCCATTTCTAAACCAGATGTGACTACCTTATTGGATGAAGGGAAGGAGCCCTGGATGGTTGTAAGGGAAGGGACAAGAAGACATCACCCTG atttgGAGTCCAGATACAGGACCAATACTTTATCTCCAGAAAAGGacatttatgaaatatattcattCCAGTGGGAGATAATGGAAAGAATTAAAAGCTATGGCCTTCAAGACTCCTTTTTTAGAAATGATTGGGAATGCAAAAGCAAGATTGAGGGGCAAAAGGAACCACGAGAGGGATATTTTGGGCAAGTGAAAATTGCTTCTGAAAAAATGTCCACTTACAAAAGGCATAATCTTCTTGCTGAGTATCAGAGAATTCATAATGGAGAAAAGTtatatgaatgtaaggaatgtagGAAGACCTTTATTCGTCGCTCAACACTTAGTCAACACCtgagaattcatactggtgaaAAACCTTACAAATGTAAAGAATGTGGGCAGGCCTTTAGACAGCGTGCACACCTTATTAGACATCACAAActtcatactggtgagaaaccctatgaatgtaaggaatgtgggaaggcctttacAGTCCTCCAAGAACTTACTCAACATCAGAGACTTCATACTGGTGAAAagccctatgaatgtaaggaatgtgggaaggcctttagaGTACATCAGCAGCTTGCTcgacatcagagaattcacactggtgAGAAGCCCTATGAATGTAAGGCATGTGGGAAGACTTTTAGGCAGTGTACACACCTTACTCGACATCAGAGACTTCATACTTCTGAGAAGctctatgaatgtaaggaatgtgggaaggccttcgtATGTGGTCCAGACCTTAGAATACATCAGAAAATTCATTTTGGGGAGAagccctatgaatgtaaggaatgtggaaaggCTTTTAGAATATGCCAACAGCTTACTGTCCATCAGAGtattcatactggtgagaaaccctatgaatgtaaagaGTGTGGGAAGACTTTTAGATTAAGGCAACAACTTGTTCgccatcagagaattcatactcgtgagaaaccctatgaatgtatgGAATGTTGGAAGACCTTTAGTAGTTACTCACAACTTATTTCCCATCAGAGCATTCATATTGGTGAGAGACCTTATGAATGTGaagaatgtgggaaggcctttagaCTACTCTCACAACTTACTCAACATCAGAGtattcatactggtgagaaaccttatgaatgtaaggaatgtagAAAGCCTTTTAGATTGCTCTCACAACTTACTCAACATCAGAgtattcatactggagagaaaccttatgaatgtaaggaatgtggtaAAGCTTTtagactttattcttttcttactcaacaccagagaattcatactggtgagaaaccctaCAAATGTAAGGAATGTAAGAAGGCCTTTAGACAACATTCACACCTTACTCAGCATCAGAAAATTCATAATGGGATTTAA
- the ZFP14 gene encoding zinc finger protein 14 homolog isoform X2: protein MMCGVFLSRAGSVTFRDVAIDFSQEEWEFLDSAQRDLYRDVMWENYSNFISLGPSISKPDVTTLLDEGKEPWMVVREGTRRHHPDLESRYRTNTLSPEKDIYEIYSFQWEIMERIKSYGLQDSFFRNDWECKSKIEGQKEPREGYFGQVKIASEKMSTYKRHNLLAEYQRIHNGEKLYECKECRKTFIRRSTLSQHLRIHTGEKPYKCKECGQAFRQRAHLIRHHKLHTGEKPYECKECGKAFTVLQELTQHQRLHTGEKPYECKECGKAFRVHQQLARHQRIHTGEKPYECKACGKTFRQCTHLTRHQRLHTSEKLYECKECGKAFVCGPDLRIHQKIHFGEKPYECKECGKAFRICQQLTVHQSIHTGEKPYECKECGKTFRLRQQLVRHQRIHTREKPYECMECWKTFSSYSQLISHQSIHIGERPYECEECGKAFRLLSQLTQHQSIHTGEKPYECKECRKPFRLLSQLTQHQSIHTGEKPYECKECGKAFRLYSFLTQHQRIHTGEKPYKCKECKKAFRQHSHLTQHQKIHNGI, encoded by the exons ATGATGTGTGGTGTCTTCCTCTCCCGGGCT ggttCAGTGACATTCAGAGATGTGGCCATAGACTTCTCACAGGAAGAATGGGAATTCCTGGACTCAGCTCAGAGGGACTTATATAGGGATGTCATGTGGGAGAATTATAGCAACTTCATCTCACTAG GACCTTCCATTTCTAAACCAGATGTGACTACCTTATTGGATGAAGGGAAGGAGCCCTGGATGGTTGTAAGGGAAGGGACAAGAAGACATCACCCTG atttgGAGTCCAGATACAGGACCAATACTTTATCTCCAGAAAAGGacatttatgaaatatattcattCCAGTGGGAGATAATGGAAAGAATTAAAAGCTATGGCCTTCAAGACTCCTTTTTTAGAAATGATTGGGAATGCAAAAGCAAGATTGAGGGGCAAAAGGAACCACGAGAGGGATATTTTGGGCAAGTGAAAATTGCTTCTGAAAAAATGTCCACTTACAAAAGGCATAATCTTCTTGCTGAGTATCAGAGAATTCATAATGGAGAAAAGTtatatgaatgtaaggaatgtagGAAGACCTTTATTCGTCGCTCAACACTTAGTCAACACCtgagaattcatactggtgaaAAACCTTACAAATGTAAAGAATGTGGGCAGGCCTTTAGACAGCGTGCACACCTTATTAGACATCACAAActtcatactggtgagaaaccctatgaatgtaaggaatgtgggaaggcctttacAGTCCTCCAAGAACTTACTCAACATCAGAGACTTCATACTGGTGAAAagccctatgaatgtaaggaatgtgggaaggcctttagaGTACATCAGCAGCTTGCTcgacatcagagaattcacactggtgAGAAGCCCTATGAATGTAAGGCATGTGGGAAGACTTTTAGGCAGTGTACACACCTTACTCGACATCAGAGACTTCATACTTCTGAGAAGctctatgaatgtaaggaatgtgggaaggccttcgtATGTGGTCCAGACCTTAGAATACATCAGAAAATTCATTTTGGGGAGAagccctatgaatgtaaggaatgtggaaaggCTTTTAGAATATGCCAACAGCTTACTGTCCATCAGAGtattcatactggtgagaaaccctatgaatgtaaagaGTGTGGGAAGACTTTTAGATTAAGGCAACAACTTGTTCgccatcagagaattcatactcgtgagaaaccctatgaatgtatgGAATGTTGGAAGACCTTTAGTAGTTACTCACAACTTATTTCCCATCAGAGCATTCATATTGGTGAGAGACCTTATGAATGTGaagaatgtgggaaggcctttagaCTACTCTCACAACTTACTCAACATCAGAGtattcatactggtgagaaaccttatgaatgtaaggaatgtagAAAGCCTTTTAGATTGCTCTCACAACTTACTCAACATCAGAgtattcatactggagagaaaccttatgaatgtaaggaatgtggtaAAGCTTTtagactttattcttttcttactcaacaccagagaattcatactggtgagaaaccctaCAAATGTAAGGAATGTAAGAAGGCCTTTAGACAACATTCACACCTTACTCAGCATCAGAAAATTCATAATGGGATTTAA
- the ZFP14 gene encoding zinc finger protein 14 homolog isoform X5: MWENYSNFISLAGPSISKPDVTTLLDEGKEPWMVVREGTRRHHPDLESRYRTNTLSPEKDIYEIYSFQWEIMERIKSYGLQDSFFRNDWECKSKIEGQKEPREGYFGQVKIASEKMSTYKRHNLLAEYQRIHNGEKLYECKECRKTFIRRSTLSQHLRIHTGEKPYKCKECGQAFRQRAHLIRHHKLHTGEKPYECKECGKAFTVLQELTQHQRLHTGEKPYECKECGKAFRVHQQLARHQRIHTGEKPYECKACGKTFRQCTHLTRHQRLHTSEKLYECKECGKAFVCGPDLRIHQKIHFGEKPYECKECGKAFRICQQLTVHQSIHTGEKPYECKECGKTFRLRQQLVRHQRIHTREKPYECMECWKTFSSYSQLISHQSIHIGERPYECEECGKAFRLLSQLTQHQSIHTGEKPYECKECRKPFRLLSQLTQHQSIHTGEKPYECKECGKAFRLYSFLTQHQRIHTGEKPYKCKECKKAFRQHSHLTQHQKIHNGI, encoded by the exons ATGTGGGAGAATTATAGCAACTTCATCTCACTAG CAGGACCTTCCATTTCTAAACCAGATGTGACTACCTTATTGGATGAAGGGAAGGAGCCCTGGATGGTTGTAAGGGAAGGGACAAGAAGACATCACCCTG atttgGAGTCCAGATACAGGACCAATACTTTATCTCCAGAAAAGGacatttatgaaatatattcattCCAGTGGGAGATAATGGAAAGAATTAAAAGCTATGGCCTTCAAGACTCCTTTTTTAGAAATGATTGGGAATGCAAAAGCAAGATTGAGGGGCAAAAGGAACCACGAGAGGGATATTTTGGGCAAGTGAAAATTGCTTCTGAAAAAATGTCCACTTACAAAAGGCATAATCTTCTTGCTGAGTATCAGAGAATTCATAATGGAGAAAAGTtatatgaatgtaaggaatgtagGAAGACCTTTATTCGTCGCTCAACACTTAGTCAACACCtgagaattcatactggtgaaAAACCTTACAAATGTAAAGAATGTGGGCAGGCCTTTAGACAGCGTGCACACCTTATTAGACATCACAAActtcatactggtgagaaaccctatgaatgtaaggaatgtgggaaggcctttacAGTCCTCCAAGAACTTACTCAACATCAGAGACTTCATACTGGTGAAAagccctatgaatgtaaggaatgtgggaaggcctttagaGTACATCAGCAGCTTGCTcgacatcagagaattcacactggtgAGAAGCCCTATGAATGTAAGGCATGTGGGAAGACTTTTAGGCAGTGTACACACCTTACTCGACATCAGAGACTTCATACTTCTGAGAAGctctatgaatgtaaggaatgtgggaaggccttcgtATGTGGTCCAGACCTTAGAATACATCAGAAAATTCATTTTGGGGAGAagccctatgaatgtaaggaatgtggaaaggCTTTTAGAATATGCCAACAGCTTACTGTCCATCAGAGtattcatactggtgagaaaccctatgaatgtaaagaGTGTGGGAAGACTTTTAGATTAAGGCAACAACTTGTTCgccatcagagaattcatactcgtgagaaaccctatgaatgtatgGAATGTTGGAAGACCTTTAGTAGTTACTCACAACTTATTTCCCATCAGAGCATTCATATTGGTGAGAGACCTTATGAATGTGaagaatgtgggaaggcctttagaCTACTCTCACAACTTACTCAACATCAGAGtattcatactggtgagaaaccttatgaatgtaaggaatgtagAAAGCCTTTTAGATTGCTCTCACAACTTACTCAACATCAGAgtattcatactggagagaaaccttatgaatgtaaggaatgtggtaAAGCTTTtagactttattcttttcttactcaacaccagagaattcatactggtgagaaaccctaCAAATGTAAGGAATGTAAGAAGGCCTTTAGACAACATTCACACCTTACTCAGCATCAGAAAATTCATAATGGGATTTAA
- the ZFP14 gene encoding zinc finger protein 14 homolog isoform X7, with the protein MVVREGTRRHHPDLESRYRTNTLSPEKDIYEIYSFQWEIMERIKSYGLQDSFFRNDWECKSKIEGQKEPREGYFGQVKIASEKMSTYKRHNLLAEYQRIHNGEKLYECKECRKTFIRRSTLSQHLRIHTGEKPYKCKECGQAFRQRAHLIRHHKLHTGEKPYECKECGKAFTVLQELTQHQRLHTGEKPYECKECGKAFRVHQQLARHQRIHTGEKPYECKACGKTFRQCTHLTRHQRLHTSEKLYECKECGKAFVCGPDLRIHQKIHFGEKPYECKECGKAFRICQQLTVHQSIHTGEKPYECKECGKTFRLRQQLVRHQRIHTREKPYECMECWKTFSSYSQLISHQSIHIGERPYECEECGKAFRLLSQLTQHQSIHTGEKPYECKECRKPFRLLSQLTQHQSIHTGEKPYECKECGKAFRLYSFLTQHQRIHTGEKPYKCKECKKAFRQHSHLTQHQKIHNGI; encoded by the exons ATGGTTGTAAGGGAAGGGACAAGAAGACATCACCCTG atttgGAGTCCAGATACAGGACCAATACTTTATCTCCAGAAAAGGacatttatgaaatatattcattCCAGTGGGAGATAATGGAAAGAATTAAAAGCTATGGCCTTCAAGACTCCTTTTTTAGAAATGATTGGGAATGCAAAAGCAAGATTGAGGGGCAAAAGGAACCACGAGAGGGATATTTTGGGCAAGTGAAAATTGCTTCTGAAAAAATGTCCACTTACAAAAGGCATAATCTTCTTGCTGAGTATCAGAGAATTCATAATGGAGAAAAGTtatatgaatgtaaggaatgtagGAAGACCTTTATTCGTCGCTCAACACTTAGTCAACACCtgagaattcatactggtgaaAAACCTTACAAATGTAAAGAATGTGGGCAGGCCTTTAGACAGCGTGCACACCTTATTAGACATCACAAActtcatactggtgagaaaccctatgaatgtaaggaatgtgggaaggcctttacAGTCCTCCAAGAACTTACTCAACATCAGAGACTTCATACTGGTGAAAagccctatgaatgtaaggaatgtgggaaggcctttagaGTACATCAGCAGCTTGCTcgacatcagagaattcacactggtgAGAAGCCCTATGAATGTAAGGCATGTGGGAAGACTTTTAGGCAGTGTACACACCTTACTCGACATCAGAGACTTCATACTTCTGAGAAGctctatgaatgtaaggaatgtgggaaggccttcgtATGTGGTCCAGACCTTAGAATACATCAGAAAATTCATTTTGGGGAGAagccctatgaatgtaaggaatgtggaaaggCTTTTAGAATATGCCAACAGCTTACTGTCCATCAGAGtattcatactggtgagaaaccctatgaatgtaaagaGTGTGGGAAGACTTTTAGATTAAGGCAACAACTTGTTCgccatcagagaattcatactcgtgagaaaccctatgaatgtatgGAATGTTGGAAGACCTTTAGTAGTTACTCACAACTTATTTCCCATCAGAGCATTCATATTGGTGAGAGACCTTATGAATGTGaagaatgtgggaaggcctttagaCTACTCTCACAACTTACTCAACATCAGAGtattcatactggtgagaaaccttatgaatgtaaggaatgtagAAAGCCTTTTAGATTGCTCTCACAACTTACTCAACATCAGAgtattcatactggagagaaaccttatgaatgtaaggaatgtggtaAAGCTTTtagactttattcttttcttactcaacaccagagaattcatactggtgagaaaccctaCAAATGTAAGGAATGTAAGAAGGCCTTTAGACAACATTCACACCTTACTCAGCATCAGAAAATTCATAATGGGATTTAA
- the ZFP14 gene encoding zinc finger protein 14 homolog isoform X6, translated as MQRSWVGGKKALMFEEQQEDQDDYSKDLESRYRTNTLSPEKDIYEIYSFQWEIMERIKSYGLQDSFFRNDWECKSKIEGQKEPREGYFGQVKIASEKMSTYKRHNLLAEYQRIHNGEKLYECKECRKTFIRRSTLSQHLRIHTGEKPYKCKECGQAFRQRAHLIRHHKLHTGEKPYECKECGKAFTVLQELTQHQRLHTGEKPYECKECGKAFRVHQQLARHQRIHTGEKPYECKACGKTFRQCTHLTRHQRLHTSEKLYECKECGKAFVCGPDLRIHQKIHFGEKPYECKECGKAFRICQQLTVHQSIHTGEKPYECKECGKTFRLRQQLVRHQRIHTREKPYECMECWKTFSSYSQLISHQSIHIGERPYECEECGKAFRLLSQLTQHQSIHTGEKPYECKECRKPFRLLSQLTQHQSIHTGEKPYECKECGKAFRLYSFLTQHQRIHTGEKPYKCKECKKAFRQHSHLTQHQKIHNGI; from the exons ATGCAGAGGTCTTGGGTCGGAGGAAAAAAGGCTTTgatgtttgaggaacagcaagaagaCCAGGATGATTACTCAAAAG atttgGAGTCCAGATACAGGACCAATACTTTATCTCCAGAAAAGGacatttatgaaatatattcattCCAGTGGGAGATAATGGAAAGAATTAAAAGCTATGGCCTTCAAGACTCCTTTTTTAGAAATGATTGGGAATGCAAAAGCAAGATTGAGGGGCAAAAGGAACCACGAGAGGGATATTTTGGGCAAGTGAAAATTGCTTCTGAAAAAATGTCCACTTACAAAAGGCATAATCTTCTTGCTGAGTATCAGAGAATTCATAATGGAGAAAAGTtatatgaatgtaaggaatgtagGAAGACCTTTATTCGTCGCTCAACACTTAGTCAACACCtgagaattcatactggtgaaAAACCTTACAAATGTAAAGAATGTGGGCAGGCCTTTAGACAGCGTGCACACCTTATTAGACATCACAAActtcatactggtgagaaaccctatgaatgtaaggaatgtgggaaggcctttacAGTCCTCCAAGAACTTACTCAACATCAGAGACTTCATACTGGTGAAAagccctatgaatgtaaggaatgtgggaaggcctttagaGTACATCAGCAGCTTGCTcgacatcagagaattcacactggtgAGAAGCCCTATGAATGTAAGGCATGTGGGAAGACTTTTAGGCAGTGTACACACCTTACTCGACATCAGAGACTTCATACTTCTGAGAAGctctatgaatgtaaggaatgtgggaaggccttcgtATGTGGTCCAGACCTTAGAATACATCAGAAAATTCATTTTGGGGAGAagccctatgaatgtaaggaatgtggaaaggCTTTTAGAATATGCCAACAGCTTACTGTCCATCAGAGtattcatactggtgagaaaccctatgaatgtaaagaGTGTGGGAAGACTTTTAGATTAAGGCAACAACTTGTTCgccatcagagaattcatactcgtgagaaaccctatgaatgtatgGAATGTTGGAAGACCTTTAGTAGTTACTCACAACTTATTTCCCATCAGAGCATTCATATTGGTGAGAGACCTTATGAATGTGaagaatgtgggaaggcctttagaCTACTCTCACAACTTACTCAACATCAGAGtattcatactggtgagaaaccttatgaatgtaaggaatgtagAAAGCCTTTTAGATTGCTCTCACAACTTACTCAACATCAGAgtattcatactggagagaaaccttatgaatgtaaggaatgtggtaAAGCTTTtagactttattcttttcttactcaacaccagagaattcatactggtgagaaaccctaCAAATGTAAGGAATGTAAGAAGGCCTTTAGACAACATTCACACCTTACTCAGCATCAGAAAATTCATAATGGGATTTAA